In Phycisphaerales bacterium, the sequence ATCAAGGACAGAATGTCCATGCCCGCGAAGCACAAGGAGTTCTCGTCCAGTCGACGCGTCCCACACGCGGGCCGTCGTGTCATTCGACGTGCTCAAGATCCGCGTCCCGTCGCCATTGAAGCGAACAGACAAGATCTGATACTCATGCGCGCGAAACCGAAGCAGCGACGCCCCCGTACGCGCGTCCCAGACGCACAACTCACCCTTACCGCCCCCCGTCGCGATCCGTCCTCCCACGGGGTCAAACGTACAGGACGTGATCGAGCCACCTTGTCCATCGAATCGTAACTCTTCCCTTCCAATATCTGCATCCCAAACCCGGGTCGTCCTGTCGTAGCCCGCGGTGACCACTCGTCGGCCGTCAGGACTGACCTCAACGCAGTTGACGATTCCCGAATGCCCCACGAGCGAGGGGCCTGGCAGATTGCCCGCCAGGATCCATGAGCGAACCACACCATCCTCAAACGCGGCGAACACTCGAGACCCATCGCGTGATATCACGCCACCGCCGGCATACTCAGGCGCAGGAGACAGCATGGTCTCGTGCCCATCGCCACGATCGATCACACGCACGCGGCCATCGCCAACCTCCAGGATCCGGTTCTCGTCCTCGCTCAGCCGAACAACCGTGGGATCAGGCCGTGCAGATGCAATGAGGCTCCGTGCAGAGTCCTGCCCGACCTCCCACATCCGCACGGTGCGATCCCCCCCGGTCATGACACGCTTGCCATCAGGCGAATACTCCGCAACAAACGGCGTCTCGCTATGCCCACGATAACACGACCGCTCCGTCCCCGTCGCCGCCTCCCACAACCGCGCCGTCGTGTCATACGAGTTCGTCAGGATCCACCGCCCATCAGGGCTGAACCGCACGCGCACGACCAGGTTCGTGTGCCCCTCCAACGAGAACACACGCTCACCCGTCGTTGCGTTCCACACCTGCGGCGACCCCTGGAAGGCACAACTCGCAACAAGCGTCCCATCGGGGCTGAACTCCGCATAGTTCACGCCCGTCTCATGCACATATCGCGCAACCTCGACGCCTGTCTCGACGTTCCACACTCGCGCCGTGCCGTCCACAGACGCCGACACCACCCGTGTCCCCTCCCGATTCCAGCGCACCCGCCGAACGTCCTTGTCGTGCCCACGAAACACAATCGGCTCGGCGTCGTGATCCAGATTCCACACCCGAACTAACCATTCATCAGACCCAGTCGCGAGACGACGCCCATCCGGCGAAACCGCCGCATCGAGAACCTTGCCCCCGTGCGGATAGACTCGCAACTCGCCACCGCTCCGCACGTCCCACACGCGAACCGTCGAGTCCTCCGACGCCGACACGATCCGACCGTCCCCCAGAAACGAGGCGAATCGCACCCGCGCGGTGTGACCCGTCAACACCGCCACCTCGCGTTGCGATATCCAATCCCACACATGGATCGGACCCGCGATCGTCGCACCAAGCACCAGCGATCCATCGTCGCTAAAGGCCACATCTCCGCGGATCGGCTCGGAAGACGCCAGCGTGATCAGCTCCGCCCCGCGTTCGCTATCAAACACACGTACCTTCCCATCGCCAGAAGCGGTCACGATCCGTGTGCCTTCGCGGTTGTACACCGCGCGAGAGACCGGACTCGTGGGGTGCGGCATCACCATCACACTGGTATCACCAGCCGCGTTCAAATACCGCCACTCCCACCCGCGACGTTCGGTCACGCACGCGTCGAGTCGTGCCCGGAGCCGAGCCGCGTCGTTCGACTCCAGCGCACCCGACGCCGCCT encodes:
- a CDS encoding PQQ-binding-like beta-propeller repeat protein gives rise to the protein MVVGGGAVVVALVLGVVGTSLALVEAGRERASAVEQTERAEAAEAMALRGKREAEYEAYIANIEAASGALESNDAARLRARLDACVTERRGWEWRYLNAAGDTSVMVMPHPTSPVSRAVYNREGTRIVTASGDGKVRVFDSERGAELITLASSEPIRGDVAFSDDGSLVLGATIAGPIHVWDWISQREVAVLTGHTARVRFASFLGDGRIVSASEDSTVRVWDVRSGGELRVYPHGGKVLDAAVSPDGRRLATGSDEWLVRVWNLDHDAEPIVFRGHDKDVRRVRWNREGTRVVSASVDGTARVWNVETGVEVARYVHETGVNYAEFSPDGTLVASCAFQGSPQVWNATTGERVFSLEGHTNLVVRVRFSPDGRWILTNSYDTTARLWEAATGTERSCYRGHSETPFVAEYSPDGKRVMTGGDRTVRMWEVGQDSARSLIASARPDPTVVRLSEDENRILEVGDGRVRVIDRGDGHETMLSPAPEYAGGGVISRDGSRVFAAFEDGVVRSWILAGNLPGPSLVGHSGIVNCVEVSPDGRRVVTAGYDRTTRVWDADIGREELRFDGQGGSITSCTFDPVGGRIATGGGKGELCVWDARTGASLLRFRAHEYQILSVRFNGDGTRILSTSNDTTARVWDASTGRELLVLRGHGHSVLDGAFSPDGTRLVTCSADGTVRFWDAANGRQVLSIRVRSGGVGAVQFTRDGTGLFYAETSGRAYVLDSVSARERGRQRRSGDESPSR